TGACAATCGCGCTGCAGGCATTACACTTTCGTACGCATGGTTGGTTGGGATTTCTTCCCTGTCATGCCCCATGGGTCCTACCTCGGCCAACCTCGTCGTCTTTAAGCCAGTGAATGGGTTTTTACCATGGCCCATGCCTCCCTTGCACCTTCTCAGCAGGCGTATACTTTCCACACCTAGAGTGGGCGTCGATCTCTTTTCAGTTGTTCAGCCAGAACCGCCATGTCTTCAGGGATCTGCTCCACCTCGGGCCATAAAGCCTAGCAGACGTCTTTCATCGATTTCCGTGCACTTTCATGCACCACGGAAAGATTATTCGCCATCTCCCCAGGCATTGGACCTCAGGCATCAGGCGGTAAACTAGTCAAAGAAGCGGACACATGGGTGATGTTAGTCTAATCATCACCTCGGCAGTACTACATGAAAGACATATTCTTCGGAAAACATGACATACCAAAAATCATGTCACCAGTTTGCCAATTCTTTGATTCGGCGGCAGAAAGCTAAGACTTCAAGCTCTTAGTCTCCTGGGCTTGTTGAGCGTTTTCAGCCCTCAGTGAATTAACATTCTCCACCCTTTGACTAGCCACATGGTGGCTCGCTTGGCGCTGCGACTCTGCATACAAAAAATCTTTGCGGGCCTGTTTCAGGTCTCTCTCAAGATGACCTAGAGCTTCCGCTGCTACAAGGCATTTGGGCATTAGTACTACATCATTTCCTTTATAGCACAGATAGGATCTAGTCGGAGTGCTTACCGTGCGCCTCCCTAGTGAATTTCTTCACCTCCTCCACCTCGGTCAGAGCGGTATCCAGTTTGCCCTTCGTTTGGGCCAGCGCCTCGGTCAGCTGCTTATTCTTCAATCACGCCTCCTATTAAAAGGCAAGCAGACACTGATCATTATTGAAGCCTTGGCACAGTCCCAGGGGCCCATACCAAGCCTTAGGGGCTGCTACCGTAATGGGTAGTCATGTTTGTCCTCGAACAAATATATGAAATCCTGAAATCCCAAGAGTTAGGTAAATCCTTACCAGCAAACCATGCAACAAGACATCCAACGATCGGTTGATGGCACCTCGGGCTGCCCTGAGATAAGAATCCACCACACTTAAATCATTGAACTCCTGATATGAGAACACCGGATTCCTTAAAGAAGCTTTCCGCTGACAGTAATTCGTGGCACATTGGATCTCGGAGGGGGTGGCTGAGCTGGTCGCCGAATCCTTAGGTCGAGGGTTCGGACGTAATCCCCGCAGGGGCATGAACTTCTGCCTCCCTGATCAGGGTCGCGGCTCCGTCGACTCCCACACTTGTTGCTGAGGGTTATCTGCAAGATGATCGAGTAAGTTCAAAAAACTGAAATATCTGTTGCACGGGCAGCAATCAAAACTTACCTGGTGACCGAAGGAGCACTTTCTCCCACCTCTGTGACCTCGGCATGGGCTTCTTGTGCCTCTTGTGGGGGCCTTTTTTGCAAAGTTGCTTCTCTGCGTGAGCGTTTAGAGTACTGCCCCTTTGGAGGACAAGTCAGACGGCTAGGGGCTGGAGAAAGAGGGGCTCTCTTTTGATTAGAGGAAGGGGCATTCCTGATGAAGCGGGCCTCGTCCCGGCATGTCGGGGGTGACAGCAACTCTTGAGCCATCAAGGCTCTCCAGGAAGAACTTTCTCCCTTCGTAAATAAGAGCTAGATCTTCATCCTCATTGAAAAGGGGACCCTCTGCTCGGGAGTGCAGCTCTGGCTCGGCCGCCAGACAGCTCACACCTTCAAGCCAATGCCTCCACCTCTGTTTGAAGAGCCGGTGTGTGGTGGGTTAGATGCTAATGTCGACTTGAAGAAAGTAGGGGATTATGGGGTGAACTTACTATTTCAGCGGGCTTGTAATAAGACAGCCCATCACAGAACTGTCGCCGGGCGAAGTCTTCCGCCATCCCTTGATAGATCCCAGTCAGCGATGTCCCGAAAGGCACTTGGTCATAGAAAATCCCCCGAATGGTTTGTGAGGAATCATCGGTCCCATTAAACTCACATAACAAGTGGGAACGCTTCTGAGGTGGTTAGACTCTTCGGCTTATGGTTGTGGCCATTATGCCAATAATGGTTAGGTCAGTGCACGTCAGTTGTGTCACGTAGGCCGCCAGTTTGGTTACCTCTGCACTTTCTTCTGAGGCCGGGCTCTTGGCCCTCTAGTTGTATTGCCTCTTTGGAGGCTCCATAGAAAATAAGGGGAGTCCTGACCGGACTGGCTCCATGAGGGGGACGTCGTCCATGTAAAACCATTCGGTCGGCCAGACGTCGGTATCCTCCTGAGGTGAGCCGGGTGAGTATTCCGTCCCCTCGATTCGACAAACCTCGGCTGCCCCGACCTCGTATAACTTCTCAGCGGGAGAATAGGGCATTATGCAGAAGTATCTCCGCCACAACTCAAAGTGTGCCTCACATCCCAGGTGCATATCGCAGAGGGCAACGTACCCCGTGATATGGAGGATAGCGTTGGGGTGAGGTGATGGAGCTGCAGCCCGCAAAACTCTAGCAGACCCGGAGGAAGGGGTGAATAGGGAATCCTAATCCACGTAGTAGAAAAGAGATAAAGcacaccctctcgccctctcGAGGGGACGGGTGATTCTCTGCATATACTTGACCATTCGTGGATGTAAATCTTGCATGGGTCGCGGTCAGATTTGAATCTGGTAGATAACCTTGCTTGGCTAAACGCTCCAGATGAAGGCGTGAAATTGCACAGCTGCCGAAATCACCTCTGACGGGCCCATGGGGGCACCTGGAGGAGCCCGCATCGCTCTCCATGGGAGCTCTGGAGGATGGACTCGAGAGAAGAAAATGCTAGTGCGATTGGTTTGGAAAAGAAGAGTTGGGCCGGTGTGGTAAATTGGCACGGCTAACCTATGAATATAAAGGGGAGGAGACCGACGCTTCGATGTTTCACCATAAAGTGACTCGCTTCCCCATAAAAATGTGGTTGCCAAGGTTAGGGACGGGAGCCACGTGCGGTGAGTACGGGTCCACCTGGCAGGGCCAATGGAATTCGAATACTCCTTAGAGAGGAACTTGCCTGTCGAGCCGAAGACTCCGTATCCAAAGTCTAGTAGGAATTGTCCTCGGCATCGAAGACTCattcaggggctactgacggtgtcctggataAGGGGGTACTAACCCATTCGGCCCATTGCTCTTCGGATCGGTCCGACGACTCCTCATTCATGGTCAAGATGGACTCTGGAGGCCGCACGAAGGAGAAGTGATCAAGACTGTTTCTCTTGAAGACTTGACGTATACTCCAGGATCTCTGTCGCCGCCTAGCTTCTAGCCACCAACCTTGTAACCCTAGATACCCTCATTGGTGTGTTTATAAGCCATAGTGTTTAGCTCGTAGAGGGGACATCGCGACAAAACCATTCACCTAGCCCTAAAGTTAGACCACacattacgatcttgaggtagatcaactatGTACTTGATACATCTtcatcaatataaacaagagcaggatgtagggttttacctccatcgagagggcccgaacctgggtaaacatcgtctccTTCGTTCTTGTTGCCCTCGATCCAAGATctacagctcgggaccccctaccccgaggtctgccagttttgacaccgacactgaagacctatcccaactacaGAGGCCCGATTCCCACATATTGGAACCCCATTCTACTTATTcctagtttaaaagacaatgcttttaATGTTGTTAGGAGCCacgtgcgtatcttcccatcatggtaAGTTTATAATGAAGGCAAATACCATTTTCACATCTTACtatcccacttacgtgtaagtgctattattcatggtgattattgtCTTGTTTTCTGCtaattgaacacatcaatgatttacattacattcttctaagtaggcgagggtcaatctgatAGTCATGAAAAGCAAAGcatgcttgcgcttttcaaggacgTGTTCAGTAGTaacggtgttacctgaggaaaacacactttgatggcaagtctataaatggAATTTCGGTGAAGTCTCATGTTGTAAATTTACAAGACACttaatggaaaaaccttgttatgcgatggtctcgttcccaggatgaggtactatctatgatatatCACATGATAATTTGAACTTCTAcatttccgcatgtgccttacagaTCTCTTTTGTAGGAAAACTGCTTAAGGAAGAATACCGGTTTGAAATGGACGACAAGATATCACAACTATGATGCTCgatgctttgctcttgttagtacctgttgtcctgtatcactctacttacattcatacctggttGATTATGTGACTCCAGtgtgcatgatagcttgcttatccaaTGTTTGCTtcaaattatcatatctatatgAATGCTTACATTAACGTAGGATAAacccaatgcttatgaagaagtttagctctgcattgttcttgtaagtacatgttgtcctttaacaatgtacttatattgacaactagttgttcatgtaccatcattgtgcagcttattttcccttaccctccaatttctacacatcagatctatatttactcttaccaaaatgttggaTATAACCAATGCCAGTGAAGAAGTTTAGCTCCACATTACTCTTGTCattaccttttgcctgtatcgttaTACTTATATTTATATCTAGTTGATTATGTAACAccactctgcatcttatcttaaatattctccatttttccctatattatcacatctatatttactcttaacaaaatgtagaataaggACAATGCtcatgaagaagattctgtggtaaacctATAGAGCCGGTCTTCACTACTAaagtaagtttgtccttctcaagccttcaaactttgttgtgtatatttggataggcatgactgcaactgctgtttatttttggcatttgcatcaaattgcatgtttaaagtttattatgaaGAAGTTCATAAACATAACTTTGTCCTTCTCATTTTTAGTTtttagttgtacaaccaagttcttTATTCATACCATGTAAACCAAACTAAACAGAGAAAGGGATCTTCTtctgcactgcatgtatgcttgtgttcttgttctataatccagtggtgtggtgaaacTACCCACTCcggcacaatgtcatattctgctaTGTCTTAACTATGAGCAATGCCatattatgttaatgctatttAAAGCATGTCtttttatttgccaatctgaaatgggataaattgacagtaCACTGACCATTGGTTCTTATACGTTCTCTAACACTACATGTAtacttgtgttcttgatctgtaatccagtggtatGGTGAAGCTGGCCACTCCTACACAATgacatttcctgccatgtcttcactatgaacaatgccatattatgttaatgctattttaaattatgtctctttatttgccaataaGAAATGGGATGAATTGTCGGCACTGATgctgtgcaaaacctgtcatctgtctgcttgtttccCTTTCAGAGTGATACCTTTAACgctaggaagaactgccacaatAATAATGAGACAACCCCATTGCTTGTCTCTCTAACATATACTGCAAGGAAGAAGGCGACACATCTTGGAGATAGcacaaccccaaagtcatgtcttgatgtagtgttgaAGTTACTAGCTAATAGCAGTGGCACGAGCTCGATGAAGTCGCCTCCTGAATCTGTTAGACTTCTTCAGTCTTAATTTCAAGCAGAAAGACATGGTTCTGCTCAACCCCTActggaactccaatctctatgGAAGATCAACGAGAAGACCAGTGTGTCCATTGATGCTATGCAGCATCAGTTGGGGGATACAAGCATCAAACAAGTGCGGTCTCATCaacttgctcagctgcttgcgctgcagctctcgagcagggctaacctttcttgaagtGTTGTTGGTtatgtatattattttgtcggcgtgtttatttgcactagtgACGACTTTCATGTcgagtgtatgtaatctgctgcccggttgcgctttattatcactagtggcgaactttgatgcccagtggatgtaatatgccataatttctttatcgTATAGTCTAGGGTTATTCTTAGTCAGGATGCTGTAATTTATTTACTATATATGCTATCGTCACTCTCTGAAAAGGTCGTAAGCTTCGACGGAGGCCAACGGGCCAAAACATTGGTATATAAAAAAAGCTATGGTATCAAGCAAGCTGGCCCGCAACTCGCTATATGTGGGCCGAAATGTGGGCCCACAATCATCTCGGGCAATTAGCACGCCTAAACGTAAACTGACACACTAGTAGtttcgggcctctaacaggccgagtAAACCGTCGGCCTTAGTTGGGCCAGAAAATACCaagggcttttaacaggctaaaaaGTAGATTGGGCCTGAATTGTGCCGAACAATATACGGGCCGACAACAGGCTGAAATATACCTTGGCCCATGATTGGCCCAATTACATGATGGGCCATTAACATGCCAAAATTTATCTCGGACCTTGGTTAGGCCAATCACATTATGGGTTGTAAGCAGGACCCGATGCAAGCGGGCCATAATTAGAGCCAACTATATCACGACCTTTAACTAGCCGATAATCAGGCTGGGCtaaaatttatccacgaagactgCGTGTCGTTAAGAGGCCGAAAATCACTTCAGACAAGAAATAGGCCCAAGTTGGGTGCTCCCAAACCATAAGCATACATTTAGGGCATATCCAACGCGGACCCTCAAACCGGCCACATACGTTCGGACCACGTGGTCCGGACATGTTCGCCATCCAACACAGTCATGTATCGCTTCGCTCGGCGGTCTGGGCGCACTTTTCCCGCAAATTGGAGACAAACTAGGGGGCTTTGCAGGCATCCGAAGCGCTGCCACGTCCGCTCCTAGCCGCATTGGACCACCAAAAACCCTCCCCCTCGCCTGCATGCATTGCTGCCCGGCGCCAAGCCCCTCGGGCTCCAACAATGATGCGACGCCGGACCCTGCGCTGGTGCATGCCGACCTGGCCATGGAGCAGGCGTAGGCGCACTACGACGCCGTCATGGCGGAGGACCAGCAACCTGCGCCGGCTCCTATGTCGACGTTTCGgcaggcgcaggaggagcagaggtaCAAATTGTTCCTCCTTGAGCAGCTCCGGCAGGTGCAGGGCCAAATCTAGGGCGAGCGCGCAAGCGAGGCGGCCGTGGCCGCCATGGCCTTGGAGAACCCGAACTTCATGGTGGAGCAGCGGACGCTCTACGAGGCCGTGCGCGCTCAAGGCACCTTTTGCAACGCAGAGTCAGCGTAGTCGGACGCCGACGCGGCCGCACACGTGCTGGTGACGCAGGCGGTCCAGGACTGCAACTCTGCCAGCCGCGCCTCCTACACGCCGCAGTCCAACTTTCGAGGGCGCACGTGGCAGGTGGACAGTGATGGACCGTCCACGTCCATCATCGACCTCATGTCCACCGGCGACGGCGACGGACAGATCGCGGACTCCTCCAAGAATGAGTAGGGCATGAGAGGCGGCAGGGCATTGTGTCCCTAGTGGGCCGGTCCGTCTCCAAGTTCTACTTTTACTCGTCGAAGACCGCACCTTCGCTTTATGGGTCTGAACCCCGCCGCCGTTCATGGAGACGACAGATGAAAGACGTCGTCGCGGATGCGGAGTACAAAGGAAGTGGACAATGGACGCCGCCGTAGGATAGGTTTAGCGTCGGGCTGCCttttttaataaaaaaatgttccaaatataatgaatttcatccggtttaCATGAAAATCCGCCaggtttgcatgaatttcatctggttAGTTGAAACGCAACTTGAAATGTATGCGGACAGCGTTGATGGCCGGCTTCCGCATCCGTGTCCATGGACTGGTCTGCCCCTGTCCGCGGACGGATGCCAGAGCAAATTTGCGGGTCATTGCTCTAGCAAAATGACAATAAAAAAGGCTTCGAATTGAATCATCCCGACTGCAGAAGCTACATTTAGCGCTCCCTTTGTCAATTTTATTTGAGAAAATTGCCATTAATCAATATATGACACCCCTGAGTAACTTGAGAATCTTGATTTATACCAGGATATGTTGTCTCCAGAGTTGCAAACTTTGAATTGGGATACTGGGTGTCCAATACCACCATGGAAACAATAGGCAGGTCCTCAATAAATACCATGTACTCCTACTACTACTCCTAGCTTGTTTCAGGTGGTAGAGGGTGGGATCCCTGAGCAGTAGCAGTGGTCCTTTTGTTTGAGGGCAATTCTAGCCTCTAGCTGAGCCTGCCTGCCAAGAGCAACAGCTAGCCTTGCACAGAGATTCCCGCCAGATCTTTTGGCCGCCTAGCTTGATCATTTGCATCTGCCCGCACAGCCACAGCTAGAGCAGCAGCAGACGTAGATGCAGATGATGAGTAGTATGCGTACATTGCTTACAGCAAAAACCAAACAGATACTTGTCCTTGAAAAAGCCACccagctctctctctctcccccatGGTTTCTCGTGGTGTTCCTCCATGCTGGATCTTCAAAATCATGCACGCTGCTGATTGAtctcgcatgcatgcatgcatgcgcgcGCGCATCTGCGGCACTGTAGGCTGCCGCTGTTGCGTCCTCCCCCACACCCTCCCTGCTGCCAAGGAGCGTTTGGACGCATCGCCTTGGCCTGTTCTCCTCACTCTCACGGTCTCACCCCCTGCCCCTGCCATGGCCCTGCATACTCTGCTTGCTTGCATTTGCTGAAACAAGGGTGAAAGGTGAGCACTCACTCGCTGCTGCATGCAGCCTGGCCGCAAGGGGGGCAGCAGAGGCACTGTAGCGGACGAGAGCAAGTGGCGCCTGCTCGTGCTTAGAAAGAAGAATTGTTCCTTTGCCACAATTGCCAGAAGCCACATGCATGCTATGTATAAACAGTGCACTCATCTCAGGGAGGGAATGAATGAATGAGTGAATGAATGAGCGAATGATACACACGGATACCACCACTGTGGTACTAGCACGATAGATTGCTAGCGGCTAGGCGTATGTTGTTGGTTACTTAACAGACATTCATGAGATagtcgcaaaaaaaaaaacagacATTCATGAGATGATGCATTTTATATATTACTACTAATAATCTACTCAGGTGCATGGGGATTGAAACACCACAATCAATCAATCATGAGGCGATAAACCCCCATAAAATAAGCAAACTGAATCCATCACCACATGTTGGATAGCACTGTTCTTCTACACCCTTCCCTCCATGATCCAAGCAAAGGAGCCCCCATGCCCCGTCCTTTTCCCTGCTTTGCTACGTATGGGCATCAGCAACTTTCAGTTTTTGGTATGCATTAAAACGCCGCTGCCCCCCTCCTGGAGCAGAGCAGAGCAGCGTAGGGCCCCTCTCGTCTCTGTTCCTGGTGGCttgcgtgcgtgtgtgcatgagagagagagagatagagagagagagagagagagagagagagcgtcCTCCTGCCGCCCAAGATCTCTCATGATCAGTGCCGAGATCATCAATCAGAGGGGCCTGCCATCCAAGTGGGCATCTCCATTTTTCTTCCTCCTCGTGCTGGTTTCCGAGCCTGATAAAACCACCCTCCATGGCCTCTCCCAATTGCTCCCCAGCTTCTTTCTCGCCTGCTAAGTAGTACTGCAAAGTAGAAACAGAGGGGAGATAGAGAGATCGCCTCAGGGTCGTCGTCACGAGCTGCAGCCCATCCGCATTGCAGCCGTGATATCAGGAAATGCTCTCGTTTCCATTTTAGGGTCCGTATTCTAGCTCcagcttcatcttcttcctcctctcgctgATCATCTCCTCTCCTGCGGTGCTTGGAAAGCTCTGCTGCCCCACTCGCCCACGCTAGCTAGCCATTCCAGTTGAAACCTCTGTAGGAGAGGAGCCACTTGAGGTAGGACGGAGGGGTGGTTGGCGGTTCAtaggccgtcgccgtcgccggtgCTTTCTCTCTCCATGATTGTTTAAGGTTCGGCTACTGATCCCTAGCTCCCGAAGGCTTCCTCGGCTGTTCCCACTTTGGTTCTTCAACATGATTTCCTTCTTGTTTTTGCGATTATTGTCTCTTTGTGTGGTACGGCTTGGAATGGAAGATCTCTAATGCTTGCGCTGTTGGTTCTCATGTTGATTGAATGTAGAAAAAGAAAAAGCTTCCTCAAGGGAATGTTGAATGAGCAGTTGGATAAGCACAATTTCTTATGAGATTGGCTACTGTAACTAACTGATGTCCCTAGCCTTTCTCCATTCATTCCGGCGCTTTTCTTGCGCCGCCCCATTTTGAAATTTCAGGACAAACAGCCTGTTTTACTGTGTGCTTTAGGTGGCTTTTTTCTAGATCAGCTATGCTTTAGATGGCTGCATTTTTGCGCCAAGGCTAGCAAATAGGCGGTGTTTTTTCTGTTCTTGCCACAAAATAGGTGAACTTTTTCCTCCTCCTATGGTCAGTGCTGTGCAATTTCGTGTGCATTGCTGCCTGCTACAATGCGCACAGTAGCTCACCTTGCATCTTCAACTTTGTGAAGGAACAATCTGTTAACTGTGTCCTCAGCAGCGGCGTTGATGTCACCAATTATTTGGCTCACATATACTACTGCTGCTTTGCTTCAGGTCTTTAAAAATTAGTAGTGTGCAAGATTTGGCCTTTGGCGACTACGGAGCTAGGCCTCAAGATGTCTAGCAATCCATCCTATCAGCAGCAGCTGGGGCTGGATGCCATGACCACTTGTTTCTTCGGCGGCAGCGGCATGATCGGTTCTTCCGAAGCGCCATTCTTCTACCCAGGCATGCCGCACGATGCGGGCTTCggctccggcggcgcggaggtGGCCGCGCATTTCATGGCCAGCAGCGCCGTGATGGTCACTTCGCCGGCGAACCAGCTCGTGTGGTCCGCCGCTCCTTCGCGGGACAGCCACCAAGCGAGCATGTCCACGGACGAGATGAACGACGACGCCTAcgccgtcgccggcgagagctgcAGCACCGTGCACTCCATGCTCCCTTCCGCCTCCGGCTCGGCGGACTTCTTCCAATACGGGCCGGCGGAGGTCACCATCGCCCAGCCGTCAAAGATGGCCAAGCTCATTACGGGAGAGCCGCACTGCGGCTGGCCCTACGACGGACCGAGCGCTGCCTCGACCCACCAGCCGTATTACCTGACGGCGTtctccggcggcggcgacctTCCGGACGCGGTCGCCGGCGCGGCGAGCGGCCTGTCGCTCAGGCTAGGTGCCCAGTCTTCCTCGGTCACCATGGCGAGCATGCCGGAGCAGTCCTCGGAGGTGAGCTGCTCCGGCCTGACCCATGTGAACAGCGAAGGCTTTGGCTACCAGCAGCCTCAGGCCGTCAGGGCTCACGCCGGCGCCGGCCAGTTCCATCTGCCTCCTTACGGCGAGGTCGGTGCCGGCGACTACGAGCTGCGGCACGTGTACCCACAGATGTACTCGAGGGCTCCGCACTTCTCGCAGGTGCTGCCGCGGTCGGGATACGCGCACATTGCCCAGGAGCTGCTGAATGGGTTCGCCGGCTGCCTGCTGAAGGACGTGGCCGAGATGACTGACGATTCAGTCAGCGACATTGGCAGCGAGGCGAGCCTCCTGCTCTCCTCGAGCTGCTCGGCGAGGACGCCGTCGTCGGTGAGCTCCAACCAGCTGATGCTGCCCTCCGACGAGCACTCAGCCGACGGCGGGAGGTGGATGGAGGCTCAGAGGGTGAGGAACGATCTCCTGAAACTGCTGCAGCTGGTGAGCGAACTCCTGAATTTCATCTCAACTTCAGACTGTTTTTACCAGAGTAAAAAACAATCTCATGGCAGAGCCTGTTGGATGGATGCAGATGGATCAAAGGTGCAACCGGTGCTTCGACGACATCCAGACGACGGCGTCCAAGTTCAGCAGCATGGTGGCGCAtccgggcggcggaggcggcgccatcgcgccgccgccgttcgcgcAGCGCGCGCTCTCCGCGGTGTACCGGAGGCTGAGGAAGCGGATCACGGGCCTGATCGTGGCGGTGGCGCAGAGGTCCGGCGGGCACGGGGAGCCGTCGTCGCTGGCGGACAAGGAGCGGAGCTGGGAGTCGTCCTTCATCCAGAAGCACTGGGCGCTGCAGCAGCTCCGGCGCGGCGACCAGCAGTCGTGGCGGCCCCAGCGCGGCCTGCCGGAGAAGTCCGTCGCCGTGCTCAAAGCCTGGATGTTCGAGAACTTCCTCCGCCCGTAAGTTTCACCTCTGCTTTGGACTTGGATAATGGCAATGGTTTTGACTCTGAAGTATTTCAGCATTTTTTGTTAACTGAATGAACATGATATTTCTGGTCACAACTGAGAGATTTATCTGCAAGATGAACCGATCTTTCTGATCCCTTATGCCAGGTACCCGAAAGACCACGAGAAGGACATGCTGGCGGCGAG
This sequence is a window from Aegilops tauschii subsp. strangulata cultivar AL8/78 chromosome 7, Aet v6.0, whole genome shotgun sequence. Protein-coding genes within it:
- the LOC109782589 gene encoding uncharacterized protein; this encodes MSSNPSYQQQLGLDAMTTCFFGGSGMIGSSEAPFFYPGMPHDAGFGSGGAEVAAHFMASSAVMVTSPANQLVWSAAPSRDSHQASMSTDEMNDDAYAVAGESCSTVHSMLPSASGSADFFQYGPAEVTIAQPSKMAKLITGEPHCGWPYDGPSAASTHQPYYLTAFSGGGDLPDAVAGAASGLSLRLGAQSSSVTMASMPEQSSEVSCSGLTHVNSEGFGYQQPQAVRAHAGAGQFHLPPYGEVGAGDYELRHVYPQMYSRAPHFSQVLPRSGYAHIAQELLNGFAGCLLKDVAEMTDDSVSDIGSEASLLLSSSCSARTPSSVSSNQLMLPSDEHSADGGRWMEAQRVRNDLLKLLQLMDQRCNRCFDDIQTTASKFSSMVAHPGGGGGAIAPPPFAQRALSAVYRRLRKRITGLIVAVAQRSGGHGEPSSLADKERSWESSFIQKHWALQQLRRGDQQSWRPQRGLPEKSVAVLKAWMFENFLRPYPKDHEKDMLAARSGLSRSQVSNWFINARVRLWKPMIEEMYEELKRSSGRGDAEHQSSKDVVG